From a single Lewinella sp. LCG006 genomic region:
- a CDS encoding DUF1415 domain-containing protein, with the protein MSPAEVVHSWLAHFVIGHNICPFAKRPFMQERIRIRVVDAAEEEVLTRALLEELSDLVTEDRQKLETTLLVFPNLFPEFDDFWAYWEWTQDILVDSKTEGLVQLVGFHPDFYFGDSDQEDLANYTNRSPFPLLHLLREESVEEAVAQFPEVDEIPERNAAYLRTLSKKALAHLRIGHHE; encoded by the coding sequence ATGAGTCCAGCTGAAGTTGTCCATTCGTGGCTTGCCCATTTTGTGATCGGTCACAATATTTGCCCTTTTGCCAAGCGGCCATTTATGCAGGAACGAATCAGGATCAGAGTGGTTGATGCTGCTGAAGAAGAAGTACTGACGAGGGCACTTCTGGAAGAGCTGAGTGATCTGGTGACGGAGGATCGACAAAAACTGGAAACAACACTGCTGGTCTTCCCAAATTTATTTCCAGAGTTTGATGATTTCTGGGCTTATTGGGAATGGACCCAGGACATTTTGGTGGATAGTAAGACAGAAGGCCTGGTCCAGTTGGTAGGATTCCACCCCGACTTTTATTTTGGCGATAGCGATCAGGAGGATCTGGCTAATTATACCAACCGTTCTCCTTTTCCGCTGCTTCATTTGTTGCGGGAAGAGAGTGTAGAAGAGGCGGTAGCGCAGTTTCCTGAAGTTGACGAAATCCCTGAGCGTAACGCAGCTTATCTCAGGACATTAAGCAAAAAAGCATTAGCGCATTTACGCATTGGGCACCATGAATAA
- the folD gene encoding bifunctional methylenetetrahydrofolate dehydrogenase/methenyltetrahydrofolate cyclohydrolase FolD, translating to MELLDGKLLARQIKDELAKATTAQIAAGGKVPHLAAVLVGDNPASQVYVRNKVRSCEQVGFHSTLIKKPADISETELLHIIHELNHDDGIDGFIVQLPLPAHLDEEKVTLAIDPAKDVDGFHPVNIGRMALGLPCYLPATPCGIVEILKRYEIPTSGKEVVVVGRSNIVGTPISILLSRKGKVGDATVTLCHSRTENLAEHTRRADILIASIGHPNTITADMVKEGVVIIDVGINRIEDPAAARGYRLVGDVDFEGVSPKASYITPVPGGVGQMTVVSLLMNTLSASQNAIYG from the coding sequence ATGGAATTATTGGACGGAAAATTACTGGCTCGCCAGATTAAAGATGAATTAGCAAAAGCAACTACTGCTCAAATTGCCGCTGGAGGGAAAGTGCCTCATTTGGCTGCGGTATTAGTAGGAGACAATCCAGCTAGTCAGGTCTATGTTCGCAATAAGGTGCGTTCTTGTGAACAAGTGGGATTCCACTCTACCCTCATCAAGAAGCCTGCCGATATTTCGGAAACGGAATTGCTGCATATTATCCATGAATTAAATCATGATGATGGTATCGATGGATTTATCGTACAATTGCCTCTGCCTGCGCACCTTGATGAAGAAAAAGTTACTTTAGCAATTGATCCTGCCAAAGATGTAGACGGTTTTCATCCAGTTAATATTGGTCGAATGGCCCTTGGGTTGCCTTGTTACCTACCCGCGACACCCTGTGGAATCGTTGAAATCTTAAAGCGTTACGAAATTCCTACTTCGGGAAAAGAAGTGGTGGTGGTAGGCCGTTCCAATATTGTGGGTACACCCATTAGTATTCTTCTTTCCCGCAAAGGAAAGGTTGGAGATGCTACCGTAACACTTTGTCATAGCCGTACGGAAAATCTGGCCGAGCATACCCGCCGTGCCGATATTCTCATCGCCTCTATTGGTCATCCTAATACCATTACCGCCGATATGGTAAAAGAAGGAGTGGTTATTATTGATGTGGGTATCAACCGGATTGAAGATCCTGCGGCGGCTCGTGGCTATCGCCTCGTAGGGGATGTAGATTTTGAGGGAGTTAGCCCCAAAGCCAGCTATATCACTCCTGTCCCTGGAGGAGTAGGGCAGATGACGGTAGTTTCTTTGTTAATGAATACGCTAAGTGCGAGCCAAAACGCCATTTATGGATAA
- the prmA gene encoding 50S ribosomal protein L11 methyltransferase, with protein sequence MDKHAYWAYSFKVIGDEREELVEQLNLLPVLGFEEKTKELLAYIDVTDLSEEVVAQIAILADVHSCAYDREFIAGQNWNEQWEASFKPVQVGTFVGIRAEFHPSFDDVEYELTIHPRMAFGTGHHATTYLVMERMQELDFNSKSVFDYGCGTGILAILASKLGAHPITAVDIEEAATENTLVNMEANDVTGIEVFTGDISAVPPTNNQVILANINRNVILSSLDALYARTVAGGDLLVSGILQQDQALVDQKAAEVGWQKVLTRERDGWLLLHYRRD encoded by the coding sequence ATGGATAAGCATGCTTATTGGGCTTATTCCTTTAAGGTAATAGGTGATGAAAGGGAAGAATTGGTTGAGCAACTTAACCTGCTTCCTGTCCTTGGCTTTGAAGAGAAAACAAAGGAGCTGTTAGCTTATATAGATGTTACAGATTTGAGTGAAGAAGTCGTAGCTCAAATTGCCATCCTCGCAGACGTGCATAGCTGCGCTTATGATCGTGAGTTTATTGCTGGCCAGAACTGGAATGAACAATGGGAGGCGTCTTTCAAGCCTGTTCAAGTAGGAACATTTGTCGGTATTCGAGCCGAGTTTCATCCTTCTTTTGATGATGTTGAATACGAGCTTACCATTCACCCTCGAATGGCTTTCGGAACAGGGCATCACGCTACGACTTATCTGGTCATGGAACGGATGCAGGAATTGGATTTTAACAGCAAGTCGGTCTTTGATTATGGTTGTGGGACCGGTATTTTAGCAATTCTTGCCAGTAAATTGGGTGCTCACCCGATTACCGCCGTAGATATAGAAGAAGCTGCTACGGAGAATACCCTGGTGAACATGGAGGCCAACGATGTGACGGGTATCGAAGTCTTTACGGGAGATATTAGTGCCGTCCCTCCGACCAATAATCAGGTCATCCTGGCGAATATCAATCGTAACGTAATACTGTCTAGCCTTGATGCGTTATACGCAAGGACCGTTGCCGGCGGGGATTTACTAGTGTCAGGTATTTTGCAGCAAGATCAAGCTTTAGTTGACCAAAAAGCTGCGGAGGTAGGCTGGCAGAAAGTGTTGACCCGAGAAAGAGACGGTTGGCTACTCTTACACTATCGGAGGGATTAA
- a CDS encoding PLP-dependent aspartate aminotransferase family protein gives MSEQPIGPASISARDPQWSAGNPPHQLPIYAASSFTFESIEQGMAIFDGETPGNIYSRFGNPTIDAVADKIARLEGRGLPGETYGLLTSSGMAAISLMGLGLLSPGDSVLTQADLYGGTVALFRDVFQPLGIKMIIHDLRDEDGLTRLLEEDSSIKMIYTETPSNPILRCVDLEKLAAFAKMYDCITVVDNTFATPLLQQPLALGIDFVLHSTTKYLNGHGTGTAGVLVSQHLELMKERLLPKLRLLGGTASPWEAWLLHNGMKTLALRMERHCQNAQMVAEMLVANDKVEVVHYLGLPDHPDHELAKSQMQGPGGMISFELTGGLEAGKDFLNRLKFCTLTPTLGDVDTLILHPATMSHRAIDPEVRRAHGISDGLIRISVGIEDVADILHDLEQAIGG, from the coding sequence ATGTCTGAGCAACCCATTGGCCCCGCTTCCATTAGTGCACGTGATCCGCAGTGGTCGGCGGGCAATCCTCCTCACCAATTACCCATTTATGCCGCTTCCTCCTTCACTTTCGAAAGTATCGAGCAAGGGATGGCCATTTTTGATGGAGAAACACCCGGTAATATCTATTCTCGTTTCGGCAACCCCACCATTGATGCCGTCGCCGATAAGATTGCGCGACTAGAGGGCCGAGGACTTCCCGGCGAAACTTATGGGCTTTTGACCAGTTCGGGGATGGCTGCTATTTCACTCATGGGCTTGGGCTTGTTGAGCCCTGGTGATAGTGTCTTGACACAGGCCGATTTATACGGTGGAACGGTAGCGCTTTTCCGCGACGTCTTCCAGCCATTGGGCATCAAAATGATCATCCACGATCTGCGCGACGAAGACGGGCTTACGCGCTTGCTGGAGGAGGATAGTAGTATAAAAATGATTTACACTGAAACGCCTTCCAACCCTATTTTACGCTGTGTAGATTTAGAAAAACTGGCGGCTTTCGCCAAAATGTACGACTGTATTACCGTCGTAGACAATACCTTTGCCACGCCGCTCTTACAACAACCCCTGGCTCTTGGTATTGACTTTGTCTTGCACTCTACCACCAAATACCTTAATGGGCACGGTACGGGCACTGCTGGCGTCTTGGTCAGCCAACATCTGGAGCTGATGAAGGAACGATTATTGCCCAAACTGCGCCTCTTGGGAGGAACGGCCAGCCCTTGGGAAGCCTGGCTACTCCACAACGGCATGAAGACCTTAGCTCTCCGGATGGAGCGCCATTGTCAAAATGCTCAGATGGTTGCAGAAATGCTTGTTGCAAATGATAAAGTTGAAGTCGTTCACTATCTCGGCCTGCCGGATCATCCCGATCACGAACTCGCCAAGTCCCAAATGCAAGGCCCCGGTGGGATGATCAGCTTTGAATTGACAGGTGGTTTAGAAGCAGGAAAGGATTTTCTTAACCGACTTAAATTTTGCACCCTCACCCCTACCCTTGGTGATGTAGATACCTTGATTCTTCATCCTGCAACCATGTCTCATCGGGCAATTGATCCCGAAGTGCGACGTGCCCACGGTATCAGTGATGGTCTGATTCGGATTTCCGTTGGGATAGAAGATGTGGCAGATATTTTGCATGATTTGGAGCAGGCGATTGGTGGGTAG
- a CDS encoding RluA family pseudouridine synthase: MQEEDKESDDLYEISEIRVDGKQSPLRIDKFLHTRMQFSRNRIQEAIKAGSITVNDKQIKSNHKVKPGELIKMVLPKYYNEDSPLLAENITLDIRYEDEDLLILHKPPGLVVHPGVGNWTGTLANALAFHFGKELPVLEGNAHNRIGLVHRIDKDTSGLMVVAKSDLAMTHLAKQFFDHTIERTYYALVWGDLEQDKGTISNYVGRDDRNPRVNRVYEEEEDGKLAITHYEVIERMYYTTLVKCNLETGRTHQIRVHMQHLGHPLFSDRHYGGDKIVKGTVYTKYKQYVEKIFDAMPRQALHAKSIGFDHPRTGERMLFESDLPADFEAAMTLWRDYVAQRKAGKNNMP, translated from the coding sequence ATGCAGGAAGAAGATAAAGAAAGTGATGACTTGTACGAAATCTCCGAAATCAGGGTGGATGGTAAACAATCACCCCTAAGGATTGATAAATTTCTGCATACGCGCATGCAATTTTCGCGGAATCGGATACAAGAGGCCATCAAGGCCGGGAGTATCACCGTGAATGATAAGCAAATCAAATCCAACCATAAGGTTAAACCAGGGGAGTTGATTAAGATGGTGCTCCCCAAGTATTACAATGAAGACTCGCCCTTATTGGCGGAGAACATCACGCTGGATATTCGTTACGAAGACGAAGACCTACTGATTTTGCACAAGCCACCAGGTTTGGTGGTGCACCCCGGGGTCGGAAACTGGACGGGTACCTTAGCCAACGCACTGGCCTTTCATTTTGGCAAAGAGTTACCGGTATTGGAAGGGAACGCGCACAATCGCATTGGGTTGGTGCACCGGATTGACAAAGATACTTCGGGCCTAATGGTTGTGGCCAAGAGTGATTTAGCGATGACTCACCTGGCGAAACAATTTTTTGACCACACCATTGAGCGTACCTATTATGCCCTGGTGTGGGGGGATCTAGAACAGGATAAAGGGACAATTTCCAATTATGTTGGTCGTGATGATCGCAACCCACGTGTCAACCGCGTTTACGAAGAAGAAGAGGATGGCAAATTGGCCATTACGCATTACGAAGTAATAGAGCGGATGTACTACACGACCTTGGTCAAGTGTAATTTGGAAACGGGGCGTACCCACCAAATTCGGGTGCATATGCAGCATTTAGGGCACCCCTTGTTCAGTGATCGTCACTACGGAGGAGATAAAATAGTGAAAGGAACGGTTTATACCAAGTACAAGCAATACGTAGAAAAAATCTTTGATGCGATGCCTCGTCAGGCACTTCACGCTAAATCCATTGGTTTTGATCACCCCCGTACGGGCGAACGTATGCTGTTTGAGTCGGATTTACCTGCTGATTTTGAGGCCGCGATGACGCTTTGGCGCGACTATGTCGCGCAGCGTAAAGCTGGTAAAAACAACATGCCATGA